TACTACGACCCCGCCCGCCGCGCCTGGGTGGCCGAGCCAGGCCTCTACGACATCCTGGTAGGCGCGTCCTCCCGTGACATCCGGGTGCAGGCCACGGTCGAGCTGACCCAAGGCCTGCACGCCGAGACGCGTCTCGACGAGGAGTCGACGGTGCGGGCCTGGATGCAGCATCCCGCCGGGCGGCTCGCCCTCGAGCGGGCGCTTCCGCCCGAGCTGTTCGGGCGGCTGGCGGGCCAGCCTCCCACGTCCTTCCTGTGGGAGCTCCCGCTCAAGAAGCTGTCGCTGTTGAGCCAGGGAGCGCTGGACGAGTCGGCCATCCGTCGGGTCGTCGCCGCACTCCGAGGCTAGCCGGCCTTCGCCACGGGCACCGCGCGGGGCCGGTAGTGGGTGTGCAAGACCCTGTGGCTGCGCTCGCTCCCCGGTGAGCCCAGCCACTCCGCATAGAGGGCCTGTACCTCGGGATTGTGGTGCGCACATCGCAGCGGGCTGGCCCGGTCGATGCCCGCCAGGGCCGACGCCCGGGCCAGCCGGGCCTCCACGCTGCCTGCCTCGCCGGCAGCGGGCCGGGGCTGGCCCCCACCCCCGACGCAGCCGCCCGGGCACGCCATCACCTCGACGAAGTCGAGACGCTCGAACTCGGGGCTCTCCAGGAGAGCCCGCGCGGCCCTCAGGCCGTCGACGATGGCGCATCGCAGCACCCGGTCGCCCAGAGCCACGTCCAGCCGACGGATGCCTCCGCCCGCCCCGAGCTCCGTCCACTCGAGGGCGTCGGGCGTCAGATCCTGACCCGTCGCCATGTGGTACGCGGTGCGCAGGGCCGCCTGGGCCACCCCGCCGCTGCCGCCGAAGATGACGGCCGCCCCCGTGCTCTGCCCCAGCAAGGGGTCCATCGGCTCGGGCGCCAGTCGGGTAACGTCGAGGCCGGCCTGGCGGAGCATCCGGATGAACTCGCGGGTGGTCAGCACGGCGTCGACCGCGCCGCCCAGCTCCTCCCGTCGGGCCTCGAACTTCTTGGCGGTGCACGGCATGATGGAGACCACGAAGAGACGCTCCGGGTCGATGCCCGCCCTCGCAGCGAAGTGCTGCTTGACGACCGCTCCCACCATCTCGTGGGGCGACCGGCAGGTGGAGAGGTGCGCCAGGCGCTCGGGGAAGTAGTGCTCGAGGTACTTGACCCAGGCGGGGCAGCACGAGGTGAGCAGCGGCAAGGGCTCCCTCGGGCCCGTGCCCGAGAGTCGCCGCAGGAGTTCGGCGGCCTCCTCCATCACCGTCAGGTCGGCGCCGAAGTTGGTGTCGAAGACATAGTCGAAGCCGAGCCAGCGCAGCGCAGCCACGATCTGGCCGGTCAAGGGGGCCCCCGGCGCCGTGCCGAAAGCCTCTCCCACCGAGACCCGGACGGCAGGTGCGATCTGCGCCACCACCCGGGTCGACGGGTCGTGCAGCGCCTGCCAGACCCGCTCGACGTGGTCCTGCTCGTAGAGGGCTCCGACCGGGCAGCGCAGCACGCACTGGCCGCAGTAGACGCAGCCCGACTCGGCCAGCGAGGCCCCGAAGCCGGGGGCTACGGTCACGTCGAAGCCCCGGCCCACGAAGTCGACGGCCCCGATCCCCTGCACCTCCTGGCAGACCCGCACGCACCGGCCGCAGAGGATGCACTTGCCCGGGTCGCGCACGATGACCTCGCTCGAGACGTCGGGCGCCTCGTCCTGTGCCTTGCGCCGGGCGCCGACGTAGGCGCCGACCCGCGCCCCCCACCGAGCCGCCAGGACCCGGAGCTCGCAGTCGTCGGAGCGCGCACAGCTGAGGCAGGCCTGGGGATGATCGGCCAGCAACAGCTCCAGCACCTGACGGCGCGCCTCCCGCACGGCCGGCGAGCTGGTCTGGATCTCCATGCCCTCCGCGACCGTCTGGGTGCAGGCCGTCACCAAGCGCCCGGACCCCGCCAGCTCCACCACGCAGAGGCGACAGCCGCCGAAGGGCGGCAGGCCCTCCAGGTGGCAGAGCGTGGGGATCTCGTACCCCGCCGCTCGCAGGGCCGAGAGCAGGGTCTGTCCGGCCCTCGCCTCCATCGGACGGCCGTCCACCGTCAGGCGGACCGTCTCGGTCGTCCCCATCAGGCCACCTCCACCGCGCCGAACCGGCAGGTCTCGAGGCACGCCCCACAGCGCACGCAGCGGTCGCTGAGGATGCGGTGGGGCTGACGTCTCTCGCCCACGATGGCCCCTTGCACGCATGCCTGCACGCACGCACCGCACCCCGTGCAGGCGGACGGGTCGATGCGGTAGGCCAGGTACGCGGTGCACCGGCGCGCAGGGCACCGCCCCTCCACCAGGTGGGCCAGGTACTCGTCACGGAAGTAGCGCAAGGTGCTCAGCACGGGGTTGGCCGCCGTCTGCCCCAGGCCGCAGGCGGCCGTGGCCCTCAGCACCCGCCCCAGGGATTGGATCGAGGCCAGCAGCTCCTCCGCCTGGCGTGGATGCATCTTGCGGGGTCCCCCCGGCGGCGCCACGATGCGCTCCAACAGCTCGTAGAGCCGGGTCGTGCCCTCCCGGCAGGGGATGCACTTGCCGCACGACTCCTTGCGCAGGAAGTCGAGGAAGAAGCGCGCCACGTCGACCATGCACTTGGAGTCGTCCATGACGACGAGCCCGCCCGAACCCATCATGGCGCCCGTGCGGGCCAGCGACTCGTAGTCGATGGGGGTGTCCAGCAGGCTCTCGGGCAAACACCCCCCTGACGGCCCCCCGATCTGCACCGCCTTGAAGGGCTTGCCCTGCTCGATGCCGCCCCCGATCTCGTAGACGATCTCCCGCAACGTGACGCCCATCGGTACCTCGATGAGGCCGCTGTCCACGACCTCCCCCGTCAGGGCGAAGACCTTGGTGCCCTTGCTCCCCTCGGTGCCGATGGTGCGAAACCAGTCGGCGCCGTGGGCGATGATGGCCGGCACGTTGGCCAGGGTCTCGACGTTGTTGATGACGGTGGGATGGCCCCACAACCCCGACTCCACCGGGTAGGGCGGCCGGGGACGGGGCATGCCGCGGCCGCCCTCCACGGAGGCGATGAGCGCCGTCTCCTCCCCGCAGACGAAGGCGCCGGCTCCGATGCGGATCTCCACCGTGAAGGCGAAGTCGCTGCCCAGGATGCGGGAGCCCAGCAGGTCCCGCTCCTCGGCCTGGAGGATGGCCCGCTGCAGTCGCTCGATGGCCAGGGGGTACTCGGCCCGGACGTAGACGAATCCCCGTCGGGCCCCTACGGCGTAAGCGGCGAGGGCCATCCCCTCCAGCACGCGGTGGGGGTCGCCCTCGAGCACGCTGCGATCCATGAAGGCGCCCGGATCGCCCTCGTCGGCGTTGCAGACGACGTAGCGCACCGGATCCTCCTGCATGGCAGCCAGCCGCCACTTGCGCCCCGTCGGGAAGCCCGCGCCGCCTCGCCCTCGCAGACCGGCCCGCTCGATCTCGTCGATGACCTCTCGAGGCGTCATCGATCGGATGGCCCGCTCCAGCGCCCCATAGCCGCCCGAGGCGATGTACTCGTCGATGTCGCAGGGGTCGATCCGCCCGCAGTTGGCCAGCACGATGCGACGCTGCCTGCGCATCAGCGGCAGCTCGTCGACCCGGGGCAGACGCCGCAGGCCGGCCGCCGCAGCCCCGTCTCCCGTCTCGGAGGGGGACCGGGCCTGTCCGTCGTGGCCGGGGGGCCCCACCGGAGCCCGGACCTCGCCCTCGGGCTCCCCCAGGGCCACGCCCACCAGCAGGTCGTCTGGCACGATCCCGCCCGCCACGTACGTCGCGACCAGACGAGATGCCGACGCCGGGGTGACGGAGCCGAAGGTGAGGGCGGGCCGTCCCGGGAGCCGGACGTCGACCAGCACCTCCCGCTCGCACATGCCGATGCAGCCCACGGTCTTGACGCGGGCTCGCACGCCCGCCCGCTCGAGCTCCCGGCGGAGGGCCTCCACCACCTGCCCCGCGCCGGCCGCCAGGCCACAGCTGCCGGCCCCCACTCGGATCTCAACGGGCGTCGTGCTCATGGCGCTCCCTCCGCGGCGCGGCCACACCCGAGCGGAGCCGGCGAATCAGCCGGGTCAACTCCTGACGGCCCACCCGACCGTGGACGGTCTCGTCGACCACCACCACCGGCGCCCGGCTGCAGCACCCCAGGCATGCCACGGTCTCGACGGAGAAGTCGCCGTCCTCGGTCGTCTCGCCGTCGCCCGCCCCCAGCAGATGCTCGACGTGGTCCAGCAGGGCAGCGGAGCCTCGCACGTGACATGCCGTCCCCCGGCAGATGCGGATGGTGTGCCGGCCGGGCGGCCTCAGCCGGAAGAAGTTGTAGAAGGTGGCCACGGCGTAGGCCTGGGTCACACTCATGCCGCAGGCTGCCGCGGCCTTGACCACCTCGTCGCGAGGAAGGTAGCCGAGGCGTGCCTGCACCTCTTGCAGGAGAGGGATGATGCTGGGACGCTCCGGCGAGCTGGGGCTCCACAGCCAGCGGTGGCCGGAAGGACGCCCATTGGAGCTGGTCGGCAGATTCGCGCTCGCGGGCACTTTCACGACCTCCCGGACCATTCTGCGCGCTGACGGCCCACGACCGCTATGGCCAGGGGTCCTGCGCCGAGAGGGACGAATGTCACCCACTCGGGACACACACGTCGTCCCACTCGCCTCCCCGGGCGACGCGGGCCGGGCCGCCCTCCGGAGCCTCACGCGTACAGCAGGTACGGCAGGCGGGCCTCTGCAAACGCCCGGGTGCCCTGGCTCATGCGATCGAGGATCTCGTCCAGCGGAGCCCCACGATCCACCATCTTGCGCAAGGCGTCGGTGCCGGCCAGCCGGTCTACGCCGTAGGTGCCATCACCGAATCGCCGCCACTCGAAGGCCTCGGGGTGAAGGTCCCGCACCGTCTTGAGCAAGACGATGCCCGCCTTGACGGGCTCGTAGGCGTCACGGTCCACCACGTGCACCTGCCATCCCCGGCACAGCTGCCCGGCATGCTTGTCGAACATGGGGATGAAGTGGAGCTCCCGCACCAGCACCCCTTCGACGCCGGCCGCCTCCAGGTTGGCGTACAGCGCCCGCACCAGGCGTTCGGAGGTGAGCCAGGGAGCCCCGATGATCTCGAACGGCCGGCAGGTACCCCGGCCCTCCGACAGGTTGGTGCCCTCGAAGAGCACCGTGCCGGGATAGACGGTGGCGGTCTCCAGCGTGGGCATGTTGGGCGACGGCATCACCCACGGCAGCCCGGTCTCGTCGAACCACATGGCCCGCCGCCACCCTTCCACGGGGACGACGTGCAGCGCCGCGCCCCACCCCTGCGTCGCGTCGACGTAGCGGGCCAGCTCGCCCATGGTCAGCCCGTGGCGAAACGGCAGCCCGTAGTCGCCCACGAACGAGGCGAAGCCCGGCTCCAACGTCGCCCCCTCCACACGGACACCGGTGATGGGGTTGGGCCGGTCCAGCACGACGAAGCCGAGCCCGTGGCGGGCCGCCTCCTGCAGGGAGTAGGCCATGGTGTAGGCGTAGGTGTAGAATCGCACGCCCACGTCCTGGATGTCGAAGACCAGCGCCTCGAGGTCCCGCAGCATCTCCGGCTGGGGCCGCAACGTGCGACCGTAGAGGCTGTAGACCCGGATCCCCGTGCGCTCGTCGACGAAGTCATCGGCCGGCAGCGCGTCCTGCAGCGCCCCCCTCACGCCGTGCTCCGGGCCGAACAGGGCCCGAAGCTGGACGCCGGCCTCCAGGAGCGCCTCCACGGTGCTGCGCAGGGTGCGGGTCGTCCCCGTCGGATTGGTGATGAGACCCACCCGTCGGCCCTTCAACAAGGCGGCTTGCTGCTCGAGCAGGACGTCAATCCCGTTGCGGACCCCCGTCCGACGGCGCTCGACCCGCCGCCTCCCGCCCGTCTCGCCCACGCCCATCGCCTCCCAGATGCCGCAGGACGCCCTGCAGCGAGATGACGACCTGCTCCGGGTGATGGTCCAGGTCGGCGGCCAGTTCCTGCAACGCCCGCTCCAGCAGGAAGAAGTCGAGCAGCACCGCGGCGTCCGCGGGCGAGGCCGGTAGAAGCGGGCTCCCCTGTGTCGCCCTCAGGTAGGCTCCCAGGAAGAGCGCCCCCACGTGCTGGCTCCACGCCTGCGCCCGCCGGGCCAGCCACGGCAGGTCCTCGGGCCGGGCGACGCCCATGGCCAGCTGGCCGCGCAGAGCCACGTCGGCGGCCCGCTCGAGCGAGCGGAGCATGCCGGCCACGTCCTGCAGGGGCGAGCGCTTGAGGCGCCGGGCGCTCATGGAGCGGGTCGGATCGCCCTCGAAGTCGATGATGACGAAGTCGCGGCCGGTGTACAGCAGCTGCTCGAGCCGGTAGTCGCCGTGGCAGCGGATCCGCAGGCCGTCGGGCCGCGGCCCCATGACGGCCCGCAACCGGCCCATCAGCTCGGCCTCCTCGTCGAGGAGCGCTTTCGCCAGCGGGACGGCCTCGGCATCCAGCTCGCCCCGCCGCTGGCGCAGCTCCTCCAGCACCCGCGCCGCCAGGCGGCGCCCCGTCTGATAGAGGGAGCGCTGGTGATCCGCCGACATGGGCTCGGGCGCGAACGCCGGGTCATCGGGCGCCGAGGCCAGGGCCAGGTGCAGCTCCGCCGTGCGCTGCCCCAACAGGCGCGCCGCCTCCAGATACGGGCCCAGAGCCTCCGCCACCGGCTCCGGCACGGGCTCCCGCGCCACCTCCATCAGGCTACGACCGGGTGACTCCAGCGCCGGCGCGTGGGGCTGCCCGGTCATCAGCGCCTCCAGGTAGCGATGGATGGCGTCGAGGGTGTATCCCCAGGCATCCTCTCCGCCGTGCGGGACGAACCCCTCCAGCAGGGCCAGCGTCAAGGGCTCGCCGCCCTCCCGGCGGTACTCCATCCCTCCCAGCAGGGGCGGGATGTGGTCGAAGTCGGTGCGCTCGTCGAGGAAGCGGAGCACCTCCTGCTCCGGGTTGACCCCGTCTCCGGGCCGGCGGAAGAGCTTGAGGATCATGCGATCGCCGAACAGTACGGAGGTGTTGCTCTGCTCCACTTGCAGCACCGAGGGCTCCAGGCTGTACGCGGCGTCGGACGGGATCTGCCGACCGCCCCGGCACGTCCAGAAGACGAGCTCGCCGCCCGCGGCCTTGATGCGCCGCCGTCGGACCAGCGCATCCAGCAGCTCGCGGCAGAAGCCGGCATCCCATAGCGCGTCGTGGAGCACGCCCTCCCGCACGCCCGACTCGTCCACCACGTCGAGGCGAGCGATGACGGCATGGGGGAAGCGCGCCATCGCGTCGGCCGCGGCCTCTCCCTCGGAGAAGGCGAGGGGCACCAGGTACGTCTCGGCATCGCCCTCGGTGTACTGGACCCGGGCCAGGACCAGCCAGCCCCGCGTCTCGCCGTCGGAGAGAGGCACCGCCTCCACGATGCCCACCGACCGGATGCGGCGGCGGTCGACGAACCAGCGCCGCACGCGCAGGTAGTCGGCCAGGGCACTCTCCAGCCCGGCCCGGGCCGGCTCCGCCAGCACCCGATCCCACCGGGTGCGCACCTGCAGGGCGGGCAGCTGCGCCGCAGCGGCCACGGTCGGCTCTCCCGCGCGGATCTCGGGCACCCGGGGCGGCTCCAGGGAGAACCAGTAGAAGGAGTGGGGGCCCAGCGTCAGGACGTACGGGCCGCCGCCCACCGGCGGAAACTCGGTGCGGCCGAACATCTCCACCGGAACCAGTCCCCGGAAAGCCGACAGGTCCAGCTCCACGTACTGCACGAACCGCGACAGGTTGGCGACCACCAGGACCCGCTCGTCGCCGTACCGGCGCACGAAGGCGAGCACCTTGCGGTTCTCGGGGTTCAACAGTTGCAGGCTCCCCCGGCTCAGCGCCTTGTAACGCTTGCGCAGGGCGATGAGCCGCCGCATCCACCACAGCAGCGAGTGGGGGTTGTTGTGCTGAGCCTCGACGTTGACCGCCTCGTAGTGGTACTCCGGGTCGATGATGACCGGGAGGTAGAGCCGCTGGGGGTTGGCGCGGGAGAAGCCGGCGTTGCGGTCGGCGCTCCACTGCATGGGGGTGCGCACGCCGTTGCGGTCACCCAGGTAGATGTTGTCGCCCATCCCGATCTCGTCGCCGTAGTAGACCACCGGCGTCCCCGGCAGCGAGAAGAGCAGCCCGTTCATCAGTTCGATCTTGCGGCGGTGGTTGCCCAGCAGCGGAGCGAGGCGGCGACGGATGCCCAGGTTGATGCGCGCCTGGGGGTCCTGCGCGTACACCCGGTACATGTAGTCGCGCTCCTCGTCGGTCACCATCTCCAGCGTCAGCTCGTCATGGTTGCGCAAGAAGAGCGCCCACTGCGACACCTCGGGGATGGGCGGCGTCTGCTCGAGGATGTCGGCGATGGGGTAGCGGTCCTCCATGTGCAGCGCCATGAACAGGCGCGGCATCAGGGGGAAGTGGAAGATCATGTGGCAGGCGTCGCCATCGCCGAAGTAGGCCACCGCGTCCTCCGGCCACTGGTTGGCCTCGCCCAGCAGCACCCGGCGGGGGGAGGGGTAGCGCGCGTCGATGTAGCGGCGCAGCTCCTTGATGAAGGCGAAGGTCTCGGGCAGGCTCTCGCAGGTGGTGCCCTCCCGCTCGTAGAGGTACGTGATGGCGTCGAGGCGCATCCCGTCGACGCCCAGGCGCATCCAGTGGTCGACGACCCGAAACATGGCCTTGCGGACGTGGGGGCTGTCGTAGTTGAGGTCGGGCTGATGCGCGAAGAAGCGGTGCCAGTAGTAGGCCCGCGCCACCGGGTCCCAGGTCCAGTTGGAGGGCTCGAAGTCCCGGAAGATGACCCGCGCCTCCCGGTAGCGCTCGGGCGTGTCGCTCCAGACGTAGAAGTTGCGCCAGGCCGTGCCCGGCCGGGCCCGCCGCGATCGCTGGAACCAC
This genomic interval from Limnochorda sp. LNt contains the following:
- a CDS encoding [FeFe] hydrogenase, group A is translated as MGTTETVRLTVDGRPMEARAGQTLLSALRAAGYEIPTLCHLEGLPPFGGCRLCVVELAGSGRLVTACTQTVAEGMEIQTSSPAVREARRQVLELLLADHPQACLSCARSDDCELRVLAARWGARVGAYVGARRKAQDEAPDVSSEVIVRDPGKCILCGRCVRVCQEVQGIGAVDFVGRGFDVTVAPGFGASLAESGCVYCGQCVLRCPVGALYEQDHVERVWQALHDPSTRVVAQIAPAVRVSVGEAFGTAPGAPLTGQIVAALRWLGFDYVFDTNFGADLTVMEEAAELLRRLSGTGPREPLPLLTSCCPAWVKYLEHYFPERLAHLSTCRSPHEMVGAVVKQHFAARAGIDPERLFVVSIMPCTAKKFEARREELGGAVDAVLTTREFIRMLRQAGLDVTRLAPEPMDPLLGQSTGAAVIFGGSGGVAQAALRTAYHMATGQDLTPDALEWTELGAGGGIRRLDVALGDRVLRCAIVDGLRAARALLESPEFERLDFVEVMACPGGCVGGGGQPRPAAGEAGSVEARLARASALAGIDRASPLRCAHHNPEVQALYAEWLGSPGSERSHRVLHTHYRPRAVPVAKAG
- a CDS encoding NADH-quinone oxidoreductase subunit NuoF, which translates into the protein MSTTPVEIRVGAGSCGLAAGAGQVVEALRRELERAGVRARVKTVGCIGMCEREVLVDVRLPGRPALTFGSVTPASASRLVATYVAGGIVPDDLLVGVALGEPEGEVRAPVGPPGHDGQARSPSETGDGAAAAGLRRLPRVDELPLMRRQRRIVLANCGRIDPCDIDEYIASGGYGALERAIRSMTPREVIDEIERAGLRGRGGAGFPTGRKWRLAAMQEDPVRYVVCNADEGDPGAFMDRSVLEGDPHRVLEGMALAAYAVGARRGFVYVRAEYPLAIERLQRAILQAEERDLLGSRILGSDFAFTVEIRIGAGAFVCGEETALIASVEGGRGMPRPRPPYPVESGLWGHPTVINNVETLANVPAIIAHGADWFRTIGTEGSKGTKVFALTGEVVDSGLIEVPMGVTLREIVYEIGGGIEQGKPFKAVQIGGPSGGCLPESLLDTPIDYESLARTGAMMGSGGLVVMDDSKCMVDVARFFLDFLRKESCGKCIPCREGTTRLYELLERIVAPPGGPRKMHPRQAEELLASIQSLGRVLRATAACGLGQTAANPVLSTLRYFRDEYLAHLVEGRCPARRCTAYLAYRIDPSACTGCGACVQACVQGAIVGERRQPHRILSDRCVRCGACLETCRFGAVEVA
- a CDS encoding NADH-quinone oxidoreductase subunit NuoE family protein, whose protein sequence is MKVPASANLPTSSNGRPSGHRWLWSPSSPERPSIIPLLQEVQARLGYLPRDEVVKAAAACGMSVTQAYAVATFYNFFRLRPPGRHTIRICRGTACHVRGSAALLDHVEHLLGAGDGETTEDGDFSVETVACLGCCSRAPVVVVDETVHGRVGRQELTRLIRRLRSGVAAPRRERHEHDAR
- a CDS encoding exo-beta-N-acetylmuramidase NamZ family protein, translated to MGETGGRRRVERRRTGVRNGIDVLLEQQAALLKGRRVGLITNPTGTTRTLRSTVEALLEAGVQLRALFGPEHGVRGALQDALPADDFVDERTGIRVYSLYGRTLRPQPEMLRDLEALVFDIQDVGVRFYTYAYTMAYSLQEAARHGLGFVVLDRPNPITGVRVEGATLEPGFASFVGDYGLPFRHGLTMGELARYVDATQGWGAALHVVPVEGWRRAMWFDETGLPWVMPSPNMPTLETATVYPGTVLFEGTNLSEGRGTCRPFEIIGAPWLTSERLVRALYANLEAAGVEGVLVRELHFIPMFDKHAGQLCRGWQVHVVDRDAYEPVKAGIVLLKTVRDLHPEAFEWRRFGDGTYGVDRLAGTDALRKMVDRGAPLDEILDRMSQGTRAFAEARLPYLLYA
- the treS gene encoding maltose alpha-D-glucosyltransferase, with protein sequence MAARSVEPVALDDDPLWYKDAVIYEVHVRAFYDSNADGIGDFQGLTQKLDYIQSLGVTTIWLLPFYPSPLKDDGYDIADYFGVHPAYGTMRDFEAFLREAHRRGLRVMTELVLNHTSDQHPWFQRSRRARPGTAWRNFYVWSDTPERYREARVIFRDFEPSNWTWDPVARAYYWHRFFAHQPDLNYDSPHVRKAMFRVVDHWMRLGVDGMRLDAITYLYEREGTTCESLPETFAFIKELRRYIDARYPSPRRVLLGEANQWPEDAVAYFGDGDACHMIFHFPLMPRLFMALHMEDRYPIADILEQTPPIPEVSQWALFLRNHDELTLEMVTDEERDYMYRVYAQDPQARINLGIRRRLAPLLGNHRRKIELMNGLLFSLPGTPVVYYGDEIGMGDNIYLGDRNGVRTPMQWSADRNAGFSRANPQRLYLPVIIDPEYHYEAVNVEAQHNNPHSLLWWMRRLIALRKRYKALSRGSLQLLNPENRKVLAFVRRYGDERVLVVANLSRFVQYVELDLSAFRGLVPVEMFGRTEFPPVGGGPYVLTLGPHSFYWFSLEPPRVPEIRAGEPTVAAAAQLPALQVRTRWDRVLAEPARAGLESALADYLRVRRWFVDRRRIRSVGIVEAVPLSDGETRGWLVLARVQYTEGDAETYLVPLAFSEGEAAADAMARFPHAVIARLDVVDESGVREGVLHDALWDAGFCRELLDALVRRRRIKAAGGELVFWTCRGGRQIPSDAAYSLEPSVLQVEQSNTSVLFGDRMILKLFRRPGDGVNPEQEVLRFLDERTDFDHIPPLLGGMEYRREGGEPLTLALLEGFVPHGGEDAWGYTLDAIHRYLEALMTGQPHAPALESPGRSLMEVAREPVPEPVAEALGPYLEAARLLGQRTAELHLALASAPDDPAFAPEPMSADHQRSLYQTGRRLAARVLEELRQRRGELDAEAVPLAKALLDEEAELMGRLRAVMGPRPDGLRIRCHGDYRLEQLLYTGRDFVIIDFEGDPTRSMSARRLKRSPLQDVAGMLRSLERAADVALRGQLAMGVARPEDLPWLARRAQAWSQHVGALFLGAYLRATQGSPLLPASPADAAVLLDFFLLERALQELAADLDHHPEQVVISLQGVLRHLGGDGRGRDGREAAGRAPSDGGPQRD